A DNA window from Streptococcus sp. LPB0220 contains the following coding sequences:
- the dnaA gene encoding chromosomal replication initiator protein DnaA: protein MSQEEQFWSRFLELAQLQLKDSAYDFFVADSKLVKIDGETATIYLDGNYKELFWETNLKNALITASFEVYNTDLKFHFVFEDTEEIPSSHSGENRRLSSGSLTTEPLPKIDTGLKSKYTFDNFVQGDGNIWAKAAALAVSENLATTYNPLFIYGGPGLGKTHLLNAIGNQILENIPNARVKYVPAETFINEFLEHLRLGEMKTFKNTYRSLDLLLIDDIQSLGGKKVTTQEEFFNTFNALHSDNKQIVLTSDRSPDHLDSLEERLVTRFKWGLTQNITPPDFETRIAILRNKIEDLDYIFPNDTLEYLAGQFDSNVRDLEGALNDISLMAKVKKLKEITIDVAAEAIRARKNDNSKTLVIPIEKIQEAVGAFYGVSVKEIKGSRRVQNIVLARQVAMYLSREMTDNSLPRIGKEFGGKDHTTVIHAYEKIKSMVDTDDNLRLEIQSIKKKLN, encoded by the coding sequence GTGTCACAAGAAGAGCAATTTTGGTCTCGTTTTTTAGAATTAGCCCAATTACAACTAAAAGATAGTGCCTATGATTTTTTTGTCGCCGATTCAAAATTAGTCAAAATCGATGGAGAGACGGCTACCATTTATCTTGATGGAAATTATAAAGAATTATTTTGGGAAACAAATCTAAAAAATGCTTTGATCACAGCCAGCTTTGAAGTCTACAATACAGATTTGAAGTTTCATTTCGTTTTTGAAGATACCGAAGAAATTCCTAGTAGTCATAGCGGTGAGAATAGGAGATTATCTTCAGGTAGCTTAACAACCGAACCGTTACCTAAAATTGATACAGGTTTGAAATCAAAGTACACCTTTGATAATTTTGTGCAAGGGGATGGAAATATTTGGGCGAAAGCAGCAGCGCTTGCAGTTTCTGAAAATCTTGCAACAACATACAACCCTCTATTTATTTATGGTGGACCAGGGCTTGGAAAGACTCACCTATTGAACGCAATTGGAAATCAAATCCTAGAAAATATTCCAAATGCACGAGTTAAGTATGTCCCAGCAGAAACCTTTATTAATGAATTTTTAGAACACCTTCGATTAGGAGAAATGAAGACGTTCAAGAATACCTATCGAAGTCTTGATCTCTTACTGATTGATGATATCCAGTCACTCGGTGGGAAAAAAGTCACGACTCAAGAGGAATTCTTTAATACCTTTAATGCCCTCCATAGCGACAACAAACAGATTGTTCTAACAAGCGATCGAAGTCCGGATCATTTAGATAGTCTTGAAGAGCGACTGGTTACTCGTTTCAAATGGGGACTAACGCAAAATATAACACCACCTGATTTTGAAACTCGGATTGCCATCTTACGAAATAAAATTGAAGATCTAGATTATATTTTTCCTAATGACACACTAGAATATCTAGCTGGTCAGTTTGATTCAAATGTCCGAGACTTAGAAGGTGCCTTAAATGATATTTCTTTAATGGCGAAGGTGAAAAAACTAAAAGAAATTACGATCGATGTTGCAGCTGAAGCTATTCGAGCTCGTAAAAACGATAATAGCAAGACGCTTGTCATCCCCATTGAAAAAATTCAGGAAGCAGTTGGAGCCTTTTATGGAGTCAGTGTAAAAGAAATCAAAGGTTCTCGAAGAGTTCAGAATATTGTCCTAGCACGACAAGTGGCCATGTATCTTTCAAGAGAGATGACGGACAACTCACTTCCTCGAATCGGAAAAGAATTCGGTGGAAAAGACCACACGACTGTCATTCATGCTTATGAAAAAATTAAAAGTATGGTCGACACAGATGATAATCTACGACTCGAAATTCAAAGTATCAAGAAAAAGTTAAATTAA